A region from the Vibrio navarrensis genome encodes:
- a CDS encoding response regulator transcription factor — protein sequence MDSTYTIIIADDHPLFRNALFQSVHMAVSGANLLEADSLEALLNLLAREEEPDLLLLDLKMPGANGMSGLIQLRAEYPDLPIVVVSASEEPSVVTQVKSHGAFGFIPKSSDMRTLIAALNQVLNGDPYFPEGLIINNAACNDLAEKIAALTPQQYKVLGMLSDGLLNKQIAYELNVSEATIKAHMTAIFRKLDVKNRTQAVILLKEMSE from the coding sequence ATGGACTCGACCTACACCATTATCATTGCCGACGATCACCCTCTTTTTCGCAACGCCCTGTTTCAGTCGGTGCACATGGCGGTCAGCGGCGCCAATTTACTTGAAGCCGATTCTCTAGAAGCACTGCTCAATCTACTGGCACGTGAAGAAGAGCCAGATCTGTTGCTGCTGGATCTCAAAATGCCGGGCGCCAATGGCATGTCGGGGTTGATCCAACTGCGCGCGGAATACCCGGATTTACCGATTGTGGTGGTCTCTGCTAGCGAGGAACCGTCCGTGGTAACCCAAGTGAAAAGCCACGGCGCTTTCGGTTTTATTCCCAAATCGAGCGATATGCGAACCCTTATCGCCGCACTCAACCAAGTGCTCAATGGCGACCCCTATTTCCCGGAAGGTTTGATCATCAATAACGCCGCGTGTAATGATTTGGCGGAGAAAATCGCCGCGTTGACGCCCCAGCAATATAAAGTACTGGGCATGCTCTCTGATGGCTTACTCAACAAACAGATCGCTTACGAGCTCAACGTTTCTGAAGCGACCATCAAAGCGCACATGACGGCAATTTTCCGCAAACTGGACGTGAAAAACCGCACTCAAGCGGTCATTCTGCTTAAAGAGATGAGCGAGTAA
- a CDS encoding IS4-like element ISVsa5 family transposase, translating into MCELDILHDSLYQFCPELHLKRLNSLTLACHALLDCKTLTLTELGRNLPTKARTKHNIKRIDRLLGNRHLHKERLAVYRWHASFICSGNTMPIVLVDWSDIREQKRLMVLRASVALHGRSVTLYEKAFPLSEQCSKKAHDQFLADLASILPSNTTPLIVSDAGFKVPWYKSVEKLGWYWLSRVRGKVQYADLGAENLKPISSLHDMSSSHSKTLGDKRLTKSNPISCQILLYKSRPKGRKNQRSTRTHCHHPSPKIYSASAKEPWVLATNLPVEIRTPKQLVNIYSKRMQIEETFRDLKSPAYGLGLRHSRTSSSERFDIMLLIALMLQLTCWLAGVHAQKQGWDKHFQANTVRNRNVLSTVRLGMEVLRHSGYTITREDLLVAATLLAQNLFKHGYALEKL; encoded by the coding sequence ATGTGCGAACTCGATATTTTACACGACTCTCTTTACCAATTCTGCCCTGAATTACACTTAAAACGACTCAACAGCTTAACGTTGGCTTGCCACGCATTACTTGACTGTAAAACCCTCACTCTTACCGAACTTGGCCGCAACCTGCCAACCAAAGCGAGAACAAAACATAACATCAAACGCATCGACCGATTGTTAGGTAATCGTCACCTCCACAAAGAGCGACTCGCTGTATACCGTTGGCATGCTAGCTTTATCTGTTCGGGCAATACGATGCCTATTGTACTTGTTGACTGGTCTGATATTCGTGAGCAAAAACGGCTTATGGTATTGCGAGCTTCAGTCGCACTACACGGTCGTTCTGTTACTCTTTATGAGAAAGCGTTCCCGCTTTCAGAGCAGTGTTCAAAGAAAGCTCATGACCAATTTCTAGCCGACCTTGCAAGCATTCTACCGAGTAACACCACACCGCTCATTGTCAGTGATGCTGGCTTTAAAGTGCCATGGTATAAATCCGTTGAGAAGCTGGGTTGGTACTGGTTAAGTCGAGTAAGAGGAAAAGTACAATATGCAGACCTAGGAGCGGAAAACTTGAAACCTATCAGCAGCTTACACGACATGTCATCAAGTCACTCAAAGACTTTAGGCGATAAGAGGCTGACTAAAAGCAATCCAATCTCATGCCAAATTCTATTGTATAAATCTCGCCCTAAAGGCCGAAAAAATCAGCGCTCGACACGGACTCATTGTCATCACCCGTCACCTAAAATCTACTCTGCGTCGGCAAAGGAGCCATGGGTTCTAGCCACTAACTTACCTGTTGAAATTCGAACACCCAAACAACTTGTTAATATCTATTCGAAGCGAATGCAGATTGAAGAGACCTTCCGAGATTTGAAAAGCCCTGCCTACGGACTAGGCCTACGCCATAGCCGAACGAGCAGCTCAGAGCGTTTTGATATCATGCTGCTAATCGCCCTGATGCTTCAACTAACATGTTGGCTTGCGGGCGTTCATGCTCAGAAACAAGGTTGGGACAAGCACTTCCAAGCTAACACCGTCAGAAATCGAAACGTACTCTCAACAGTGCGCTTAGGCATGGAAGTTTTGCGGCATTCTGGCTACACAATAACAAGGGAAGACTTACTCGTAGCTGCAACCCTGCTTGCTCAAAATCTATTCAAACATGGTTACGCTTTGGAGAAATTATGA
- a CDS encoding DUF4212 domain-containing protein, translated as MAFESTEHAQAYWKENLGIMGSLLAVWFLVSYGAGILFVEPLNAIQFGGFKLGFWFAQQGSIYTFVALIFVYVARMNALDKKYNVQED; from the coding sequence ATGGCGTTCGAATCAACAGAACATGCTCAAGCCTACTGGAAGGAAAACTTGGGGATCATGGGATCACTGCTAGCAGTGTGGTTTTTGGTGTCTTATGGCGCTGGAATTTTATTTGTCGAACCGCTAAATGCGATTCAATTTGGTGGTTTCAAATTAGGATTTTGGTTCGCGCAGCAAGGGTCGATCTACACCTTTGTAGCGCTGATCTTTGTTTATGTGGCACGGATGAACGCCCTAGACAAAAAGTACAACGTACAGGAAGACTAA
- a CDS encoding sodium:solute symporter family protein, translating to MDIQTWTFILVGLTFALYIGIAIWARAGSTSEFYVAGGGVHPVANGMATAADWMSAASFISMAGIISFIGYDGTVYLMGWTGGYVLLALCLAPYLRKFGKFTVPDFIGDRYYSRTARMVAVFCAIFVSFTYVAGQMRGVGVVFARFLEVDINMGIIIGMAIVFFYAVMGGMKGITYTQVAQYCVLIFAFMVPAIFTSLMMTGNPVPQLGFGSTMAGSDEYLLTKLDGLTQELGFTAYTDGSKSMVDVFFICAALMVGTAGLPHVIIRFFTVPKVSDARISAGWALVFIAFLYTTAPAVAAFARVNMIDTINGPDMQGVAAADAPSWFKNWESTGLVKWEDKNGDGKMFYAGDARNEMTINNDIIVLASPELAKLPNWVVALLAAGGLAAALSTAAGLLLVISTSISHDLLKKGFKPDMTDKQELRAARIGAALAIIGAGYLGINPPGFVAQVVAFAFGLAAASFFPAIILGIFYKKMNKEGAIAGMLSGIAFTAAYIIYFKFINPAASTPDNWWFGISPEGIGTLGMCLNFVVSIVVNKFTAEVPKDVQDMVESIRYPKGAGAAHDH from the coding sequence ATGGATATTCAAACTTGGACGTTTATTCTGGTTGGTCTCACCTTCGCCCTGTATATCGGTATCGCTATCTGGGCACGTGCGGGATCAACCAGTGAGTTCTACGTTGCTGGCGGTGGTGTTCACCCTGTTGCCAACGGCATGGCAACCGCCGCGGACTGGATGTCAGCCGCGTCGTTTATCTCAATGGCAGGGATTATCTCCTTCATCGGCTACGATGGCACGGTTTACCTAATGGGTTGGACCGGTGGCTATGTGCTACTTGCGCTGTGTCTTGCTCCTTATTTGCGTAAGTTTGGTAAATTTACCGTGCCCGATTTTATCGGTGACCGTTACTACTCAAGAACGGCGCGTATGGTCGCGGTATTTTGTGCCATCTTCGTCTCCTTTACTTACGTAGCAGGTCAGATGCGTGGCGTGGGCGTGGTATTTGCGCGCTTCCTCGAAGTTGACATCAATATGGGTATCATCATCGGTATGGCAATCGTCTTCTTCTACGCGGTAATGGGCGGGATGAAAGGCATTACTTATACTCAGGTAGCTCAATACTGCGTACTGATCTTCGCCTTTATGGTCCCTGCGATTTTCACCTCGCTTATGATGACAGGTAACCCTGTCCCTCAGCTTGGCTTTGGTTCTACCATGGCGGGCAGCGATGAGTACCTACTCACCAAACTGGACGGCTTGACTCAGGAACTGGGCTTTACCGCCTATACCGACGGCTCGAAGAGTATGGTTGACGTCTTCTTCATCTGTGCGGCCCTCATGGTCGGTACAGCGGGACTTCCACACGTTATTATTCGCTTCTTTACGGTTCCGAAAGTATCTGATGCACGTATCTCTGCCGGTTGGGCTCTGGTCTTCATCGCGTTCTTGTACACCACGGCACCTGCGGTAGCCGCGTTTGCTCGCGTGAACATGATTGACACCATCAACGGTCCAGACATGCAAGGCGTGGCAGCAGCCGATGCACCAAGCTGGTTTAAAAACTGGGAAAGTACTGGCCTAGTCAAATGGGAAGATAAGAACGGCGACGGCAAGATGTTCTATGCGGGCGATGCTCGTAACGAAATGACCATCAACAATGACATCATCGTACTGGCTTCGCCTGAGCTAGCGAAACTGCCAAACTGGGTGGTCGCTCTGTTGGCCGCAGGTGGCTTGGCGGCGGCACTCTCGACCGCAGCAGGTCTACTACTGGTTATCTCAACCTCGATCTCACACGATTTACTGAAGAAAGGCTTTAAGCCGGATATGACCGACAAGCAGGAGCTGAGGGCCGCCCGGATAGGCGCAGCACTGGCGATTATCGGTGCAGGCTATCTGGGTATTAACCCTCCCGGCTTTGTAGCGCAAGTGGTGGCATTCGCCTTCGGCTTGGCAGCCGCTTCGTTCTTCCCGGCGATTATTCTTGGTATCTTCTATAAGAAGATGAATAAAGAAGGCGCGATTGCCGGTATGTTGTCAGGTATTGCGTTTACCGCGGCTTACATCATCTACTTTAAGTTCATCAATCCAGCAGCCAGCACTCCAGACAACTGGTGGTTTGGTATCAGCCCTGAAGGGATTGGTACGCTGGGTATGTGCTTGAACTTTGTTGTCTCTATCGTAGTGAACAAGTTCACCGCCGAAGTACCCAAAGATGTACAAGATATGGTCGAGTCTATCCGTTATCCAAAAGGAGCTGGTGCTGCGCACGACCACTAA
- a CDS encoding DUF6795 domain-containing protein: MNITKLIVTLFLVLFSSVSQGTMLNIFDLFKKNEYVLSPEISGHLTQDGQALANREVYLEGGFLEHRYNHKTQTDLNGYFHFEPMIHAQWLKKSPLNQAYSYFGIYSIVEEEKIYIWRSQLSYDKPYDFIINNLSDFKCNLNSPVYEYYFKNPVVPNGVDLMLISRCKIKGYRHREKLHIENKNNEAII, from the coding sequence ATGAACATCACCAAGTTGATAGTAACATTATTCTTAGTTCTTTTTTCATCAGTAAGCCAAGGTACTATGTTAAACATCTTTGATTTATTTAAAAAAAATGAGTATGTCTTAAGTCCAGAGATCTCTGGACACCTGACTCAAGACGGACAAGCATTGGCAAATAGAGAAGTTTATCTTGAAGGCGGGTTCTTAGAACATCGATATAACCATAAGACACAAACCGATCTGAATGGATATTTCCATTTTGAGCCTATGATTCATGCTCAGTGGCTGAAGAAATCTCCATTAAATCAGGCTTACTCTTACTTTGGCATTTACTCAATTGTAGAAGAAGAAAAAATATACATCTGGCGCTCTCAGCTTAGCTACGATAAGCCTTATGACTTCATTATTAATAATCTAAGTGATTTTAAATGCAACCTAAACTCACCAGTGTATGAATACTATTTTAAAAATCCTGTAGTACCTAATGGCGTTGATTTGATGCTAATAAGCAGATGTAAAATTAAGGGATATAGGCACAGAGAAAAATTACACATTGAAAATAAAAACAATGAAGCAATCATCTAA
- a CDS encoding DUF6795 domain-containing protein, protein MDILNKKVYNLTPKIQGNISENNIPIENLEVTLEISALNKTNEFKVITNKNGNFYFNPISISTIKKTSMFDQKMVSTSLTIEDSGRYIYLWRSYLPGYEILPFMSENLSNLTCSINAKEKYFIFDSMIKNHDGYEIHTICELHGALESGYIED, encoded by the coding sequence ATGGACATATTAAACAAAAAAGTATACAACTTAACTCCAAAAATTCAAGGGAACATTTCAGAAAATAATATTCCTATTGAAAACTTGGAGGTAACCTTAGAGATTAGTGCTCTTAATAAAACAAATGAGTTTAAAGTCATCACAAACAAAAACGGAAATTTCTATTTTAATCCAATAAGTATCTCAACCATAAAAAAAACAAGTATGTTTGATCAAAAAATGGTAAGCACTTCTTTAACCATTGAAGATAGTGGTCGATATATATACTTGTGGCGCTCTTATTTACCCGGCTATGAAATACTCCCTTTCATGTCAGAAAATCTATCCAATCTTACGTGTAGTATTAACGCTAAGGAAAAGTATTTCATTTTTGATTCTATGATAAAAAACCATGATGGATATGAAATACATACCATTTGTGAACTACACGGTGCTTTGGAATCTGGGTATATAGAGGATTAG
- a CDS encoding DUF6795 domain-containing protein, with translation MKMNITRLIVTLFLVLFSSVSQGTMLNIFDLFKKNEYVLSPEISGHLTQDGQALANREVYLEGGFLEHRYNHKTQTDLNGYFHFEPMIHAQWLKKSPLNQAYSYFGIYLLTEEGKTYLWHSILDYDQPFDLIVDNLRSLKCEINSTEYQYYFNNPVVPHGVDLMLISRCEIKGYKRREINQED, from the coding sequence ATGAAAATGAACATCACTAGGCTGATAGTAACATTATTCTTAGTTCTTTTTTCATCAGTAAGCCAAGGTACTATGTTAAACATCTTTGATTTATTTAAAAAAAATGAGTATGTCTTAAGTCCAGAGATCTCTGGACACCTGACTCAAGACGGACAAGCATTGGCAAATAGAGAAGTTTATCTTGAAGGCGGGTTCTTAGAACATCGATATAACCATAAGACACAAACCGATCTGAATGGATATTTCCATTTTGAGCCTATGATTCATGCTCAGTGGCTGAAGAAATCTCCATTAAATCAGGCTTACTCTTATTTTGGTATTTACTTACTAACAGAGGAAGGGAAAACATATCTTTGGCATTCAATACTTGATTATGATCAGCCCTTTGATCTCATTGTGGACAACCTTAGAAGTTTGAAATGTGAAATAAATTCTACTGAGTATCAGTACTATTTTAACAATCCTGTCGTTCCTCATGGCGTCGATTTGATGCTGATAAGTAGATGTGAGATCAAAGGATATAAACGTAGAGAAATAAATCAAGAGGATTAA